A window from Triticum aestivum cultivar Chinese Spring chromosome 6D, IWGSC CS RefSeq v2.1, whole genome shotgun sequence encodes these proteins:
- the LOC123141447 gene encoding uncharacterized protein: MAGPDPAAVRAECDQALACLQRGNQPKALRLMKEALARHGEGSPLLLRAHGTVHSRITAVLTDPAACRVVDLAPDSLELAHFHTLLLYKAASDNHTYEEVLA, translated from the coding sequence ATGGCGGGCCCGGACCCCGCCGCCGTGCGGGCCGAGTGTGACCAGGCCCTCGCCTGCCTCCAGCGGGGCAACCAACCCAAGGCGCTGCGCCTCATGAAGGAGGCCCTCGCCCGCCACGGCGaggggtcgccgcttctcctccGCGCCCACGGCACCGTCCACTCCCGCATCACCGCCGTCCTCACCGACCCCGCCGCGTGTCGCGTCGTCGACCTCGCGCCCGACTCCCTCGAGCTCGCCCACTTCCACACCCTCCTCCTCTACAAGGCCGCCAGCGACAACCACACCTACGAGGAGGTCCTCGCCTAG